ATTTTAGAAAGAGATTCTAGTATTGATAGTACTCAATATTACTCAAAATCATCTGGCGAAACATTAAAAAGAGAAGCTGGAGGTCATTTAAATGGCTAAAAAAGGACTTGGAAAAGGGTTAGATTCATTAATTCCGGATTTTTATGATGAAGATTTTGATAGTAATTCTACTAAATCACTTGAAGATATTCTAAATGAAGATTCTACTAGTGAAAATCAAGTAGATTCTACTAGTGAAATTGATATTGAAGAAAAAGTTTCTGTTGATGAAAATAAAAGTGAAGAAGTTGGCAATGAAGACGATCAAATAGAAGATATTGTAGAGAAAAATGATGAAATTGAAAATCTCCGAGATAATAGTGAGGATAACGAGGATATATCTCAAATAGATGAAGATAAATCTATAATAGATAATGAAGAGGTTGTTAATAATGAAGATTTCGGAGTTGGAGAAGAAGAAAAACAAGAAGAAATCTCAGATAATGATTCACCAAAGGAAAATATTGAGGGTGAAAGAACATCCGAAGACATATCTAGCGATAAAAACAATGAAAACAGCTTATCAGATACACAAGATTTTAAAATCGAAGAAAATGTAGCTGAAGTCAAAGAAGTTGTTGAAAAAAATCCGAGAATTACTTTATGGTCCTCTAGATCCGCTGCTGTATTTAGATATTTAAGAAAAACAGAACCTGAATTTAGTATTTCTAAAGAGGCTTCAATTTTAATTGATGAAGCAGTTTCTAAAAAATATCCTAAAATTTGGGATTTATTTGATGATTAAATTGAATTGAACTTTTCTAATGAACTTTGAAATTCACCATCAATCTTAATATATTTTTCAGCTCTATCTATAACAACACCTAATTTTTTTAGTTCTTCTTTATTTTTAAACGGTATTTTTTTACGAATAGATATAATGTTTTTTGCTGATTTTACACCGATTCCCGGTACCCTAATAAGTTCAATATATGGCGCACTATTAATTTCTACAGGGAATATATCCATATTTTTTGCAGCTATAATTTTTGGATCATTTTGCAGTGATAAGTTTTCGTCTTTATCAAAGACTAGTTCTTTAAGTTTAAATTTATAATCATTTAATAAGCTATCTGCATTATATAATATTTTTGTTCTATCAGTTGAACATTCAACCTTATTTTCTAAATCTGTTCCTTCAATTGGAGTAAATGCAGAAAAGTATGTTCTTTTTAAATTTGTTTTTTTGTAGATTTTTTCCATTCTATTTAATATTTCCATATCACTTTCAGAGTTTGCACCAACGATAAGTTGAGTAGTATGAGTAGAATTTGGATAAGTTGTACTTTTATCATGTAGTGAATCAATCCAACTTAATCTTTTCAATATATCTTTATTATAATCCTTTGTAGAAGACAGCTCTGCTAATCCTGAAGATGTAGCAGATTCAATATTGAGACTAACTCTATTTGCAAGAGCCATTGCTCTTTTAATAGAATCTTTTGATGCACCAGGTACAATTTTTAAATGTACATAATCATCGTAACCATAGTCTTTTCTTAGTATATTTACACATTCTATTGTTTTTTCCATTGTAGATTCTTCATTACCTGAAATTCCAGAACTTAAAAATAATCCATTTACAATTCCTTTATTATAATAATTTAGAAAGATTTTTGCTAACTCAGC
Above is a window of Methanobrevibacter oralis DNA encoding:
- a CDS encoding helix-hairpin-helix domain-containing protein, with translation MSSLEKMKILTDSAQYDLCDYVNHDKSSQVNLPGIYHATGHNGCEIPLFKTLMTNKCKNDCKYCINQVKRNFTRLELSPAELAKIFLNYYNKGIVNGLFLSSGISGNEESTMEKTIECVNILRKDYGYDDYVHLKIVPGASKDSIKRAMALANRVSLNIESATSSGLAELSSTKDYNKDILKRLSWIDSLHDKSTTYPNSTHTTQLIVGANSESDMEILNRMEKIYKKTNLKRTYFSAFTPIEGTDLENKVECSTDRTKILYNADSLLNDYKFKLKELVFDKDENLSLQNDPKIIAAKNMDIFPVEINSAPYIELIRVPGIGVKSAKNIISIRKKIPFKNKEELKKLGVVIDRAEKYIKIDGEFQSSLEKFNSI